One genomic region from Ammospiza caudacuta isolate bAmmCau1 chromosome 1, bAmmCau1.pri, whole genome shotgun sequence encodes:
- the LOC131557600 gene encoding protein-glutamine gamma-glutamyltransferase 5-like, translated as MEVIELGEVDLNCPSNCQIHNTHFFGTDRQIIRRGQAFSLYARFQNREWDDSVDQAAFTVETGLRPCESNETKCTFPMGRCLDQTCWSASYKVHQPKCISISVFPPSNVCIGRYILNMQITSCGHTYQRCLGDFYVLFNPWCADDPVYLDNQAHREEYVLNEHGILYEGVHKHITSRPWHFGQFEDGILDICLKILDMGASYHHGSDRDHCWRNDPVHVSMVVNHMISSHTTNSIMKIPENSDYLKGTKPFSWNGSVPILQQWYSGRCRPVRYGYCGSLASVMCTVMRCLGIPSRVVTSFCFPCSIENPLGINEIFDSTGKNLCGKDKLWRYHCWNESWMARRDINQCCGDWQCLDPTPLETGRGSACSGPTWVRSIREGELDLDYDGHHMFSRVNSNYVGWLSQNNAKRTKFFCDTWPCGQRLITKSVGSEQFEDITGAYKYELGSVKNKEAYYRAYRRIHPGYCNASNCHIDRELSSLKNPFLSDSGINMRLKMANCPMYGEDVQLNWLLENLRNENKTLKFNLCAQIITYSGVPMDQFWKDCVNVTLGPREVKKIPLCISYNQYGPYLCDHNIMKVVAVSDPECGEILMVSRDIVVNRPPVIVKLLSQPRLKVPCTAEISFCNPLQEDMKNCVMTLEGCGLFKEPMTIDLGTLASNQQARTIVEFTPYRLGCHRLLANLGCHKFAYCKGCAKAEVCCSAGQNGVLPIGQNGSLPVCENGSVPMNGSGGAGTAVPVADPAFNSMCEYICIPVCNPNCSAGGQPVYDFVYLPAGHPLCNTICNQGFNPSINPGFEMGCDPGFRVICETVPPATCAPMAPSMYSAMPAPASNPVCTTMPRVVFETGPAPTHPAGGGGGPMSYSVSVPANNAVSALLTHFMGGPSPNGATQAVPMTAPPSYSMCSPVIHTIGNPIQSATPLSVPGASISHVVCSSTPSPSTQPQCGPGATLSSQPLNAAVAHGLCSPVASPVPRAVDRSSTPTVLQVGTASASRSLCSPAPQRPVGPPASHSLCSPAPRPVGPPAAHSLCSPSSASLVAVGARPASSPAVQPLDSSAAACLPCSPSPRPLAGPTARSLCAPTSRSLSQLVGTSGSRSLCGSQWGPSYESTSRFGSTWAPTSRSLWSPEGRLGYSSTRATYGTLSRPPYSSLNRSSYTLSRPGYATLPRSASPSPSAYAALTRSGSCPSGSTLALAGSRRPWSPTRSTLTYFRRKYL; from the exons atggaag TTATTGAGCTGGGAGAAGTCGACTTGAACTGTCCTTCCAACTGTCAAATACATAATACCCATTTCTTCGGAACTGACAGACAGATAATAAGGAGAGGGCAAGCCTTTAGCTTATATGCTCGCTTCCAAAATCGAGAATGGGATGACTCCGTGGACCAGGCTGCTTTCACCGTGGAGACAG gCCTCAGACCCTGTGAATCAAATGAGACAAAATGCACCTTCCCAATGGGCAGATGTCTGGATCAAACCTGCTGGAGTGCTTCCTACAAAGTTCATCAGCCAAAATGCATCAGTATCAGCGTGTTTCCTCCTTCCAACGTCTGCATTGGCCGTTATATTCTCAATATGCAAATCACATCTTGTGGTCACACATACCAGCGCTGTCTTGGAGATTTTTATGTCCTTTTTAACCCTTGGTGTGCAG ATGATCCTGTATATTTGGACAATCAGGCCCATAGAGAAGAATATGTTCTGAATGAACATGGCATACTGTATGAAGGAGTTCACAAGCACATAACCTCTCGACCATGGCACTTTGGACAg tttgaAGATGGGATTCTGGACATTTGCTTGAAGATCTTAGATATGGGTGCGAGTTACCATCACGGCTCTGATCGTGACCACTGCTGGCGCAATGACCCCGTGCATGTCAGCATGGTGGTGAATCACATG atAAGCAGCCATACCACTAACAGTATCATGAAGATTCCAGAAAACAGTGATTACCTGAAAGGAACAAAGCCATTTTCCTGGAATGGAAGTGTCCCTATTCTACAGCAGTGGTACAGTGGTAGATGCAGGCCGGTCAGATATGGGTACTGTGGATCTCTTGCTTCAGTCATGTGCACAG TGATGAGATGTTTGGGAATTCCAAGCCGTGTTGTCACAAGCTTCTGTTTTCCTTGCTCAATTGAAAATCCCCTTGGTATCAACGAGATTTTTGACTCTACTGGTAAAAACCTGTGTGGCAAAGACAAACTATg GCGATACCACTGCTGGAATGAATCTTGGATGGCTCGCAGAGATATAAATCAGTGCTGTGGTGACTGGCAGTGTCTGGATCCAACGCCTCTGGAAACAGGAAGAG GTTCAGCTTGCAGTGGTCCTACATGGGTTCGGAGCATCAGGGAAGGGGAACTGGACTTGGATTATGATGGTCATCACATGTTTTCTCGAGTAAATTCAAATTATGTTGGCTGGCTTTCCCAAAACAATGccaaaagaacaaaatttttCTGTGACACGTGGCCATGTGGACAACGCCTAATCACCAAGAGTGTTGGCAGTGAGCAATTTGAAGATATCACTGGAGCTTACAAGTATGAGCTAG GTTctgtgaaaaacaaagaagCCTATTACCGGGCTTACAGAAGGATTCACCCAGGGTACTGCAACGCTTCCAACTGTCATATAGACAGAGAGCTGTCATCTCTGAAAAACCCATTTCTGAGTGACTCTGGAATTAACATGAGGTTAAAGATGGCCAACTGCCCAATGTATGGTGAAGATGTCCAGCTGAACTGGCTGCTTGAAAATTTGCGTAATGAGAACAAAACCCTGAAGTTCAATTTGTGCGCGCAAATTATAACCTACAGTGGTGTCCCGATGGATCAGTTTTGGAAAGACTGTGTGAATGTCACATTGGGTCCAAGGGAAG tgaaaaaaattcCACTGTGTATATCATATAATCAATATGGACCTTATCTCTGTGATCACAACATTATGAAAGTGGTTGCTGTCTCAGACCCTGAGTGTGGAGAAATTCTGATGGTGAGCAGGGATATTGTGGTCAACAGACCACCTGTTATTGTAAAG CTACTGAGCCAACCCAGACTGAAAGTACCATgtacagcagagatctccttcTGTAATCCTCTCCAGGAGGACATGAAGAATTGTGTAATGACATTAGAAGGCTGTGGTTTATTCAAAGAGCCAATGACCATTGA TTTGGGAACGCTGGCATCCAACCAACAGGCACGGACCATCGTGGAGTTTACACCTTACAGGCTTGGCTGCCACCGGCTCCTGGCCAACCTCGGGTGCCACAAGTTTGCCTACTGCAAGGGATGTGCCAAAGCTGAAGTGTGCTGCTCGGCAGGCCAGAACGGTGTCCTGCCCATCGGCCAGAACGGGTCACTCCCCGTGTGTGAGAATGGCTCCGTCCCCATGAACGGCTCTGGGGGAGCCGGAACGGCTGTCCCTGTGGCAGACCCTGCCTTCAACTCCATGTGTGAATATATATGTATCCCAGTGTGCAACCCAAACTGCAGCGCAGGGGGACAGCCTGTGTACGACTTTGTGTACCTCCCTGCAGGCCATCCCTTATGCAACACCATCTGCAACCAAGGCTTCAATCCCAGCATCAATCCCGGTTTTGAGATGGGATGCGATCCTGGCTTCCGTGTCATATGCGAGACTGTGCCTCCTGCTACGTGTGCTCCAATGGCTCCATCCATGTACAGCGCCATGCCAGCCCCAGCATCCAACCCTGTTTGCACCACTATGCCTCGCGTGGTGTTTGAGACAGGTCCTGCTCCCACACACCCCGCTGGAGGTGGAGGAGGGCCGATGTCCTATTCTGTTTCTGTCCCCGCGAATAATGCGGTGAGTGCGCTGCTGACCCACTTCATGGGTGGCCCCAGTCCCAATGGGGCAACCCAAGCAGTCCCTATGACTGCTCCGCCATCCTACTCCATGTGCTCTCCAGTAATCCACACCATTGGCAACCCCATCCAGTCTGCAACTCCCCTTTCAGTGCCCGGTGCCTCCATCTCACACGTCGTTTGCAGCTCCACACCCTCTCCCAGCACCCAGCCTCAGTGCGGCCCAGGGGCCACGCTGTCCTCCCAGCCCCTGAATGCCGCCGTAGCGCACGGCCTGTGCTCCCCGGTGGCCTCCCCGGTGCCCCGCGCTGTTGACCGCAGCAGCACCCCGACAGTGCTGCAGGTGGGCACTGCCTCCGCATCCCGCTCGCTGTGCTCCCCGGCGCCCCAGCGTCCCGTGGGACCCCCGGCCTCGCACTCGCTGTGCTCCCCGGCCCCCCGCCCCGTCGGGCCCCCCGCCGCCCACTCCCTATGCTCGCCCAGCTCCGCCTCGCTGGTGGCCGTGGGGGCCCGCCCCGCCAGCTCGCCGGCCGTTCAACCCTTGGACTCCTCGGCTGCGGCCTGCCTGCCGTGCTCCCCATCGCCGAGGCCCCTGGCAGGTCCCACAGCCCGCTCGCTCTGTGCCCCCACCTCTCGCTCCCTCTCCCAGCTTGTGGGCACCTCTGGCTCTCGCTCCTTATGTGGCTCTCAGTGGGGCCCTTCCTATGAGAGCACCTCTCGCTTTGGCTCCACGTGGGCTCCCACCTCCCGATCGTTGTGGAGCCCCGAGGGGCGCTTGGGCTACTCCTCGACCCGTGCCACCTACGGCACCCTTTCACGCCCTCCCTACAGCTCCTTAAACCGCTCGTCCTACACCTTGTCCCGCCCTGGCTACGCTACCCTACCCCGCTCCGCctccccctctccctctgcctACGCCGCCCTGACTCGCTCCGGCTCCTGCCCCTCTGGCAGTaccctggctctggcagggtCCCGCCGGCCCTGGAGTCCCACAAGGAGCACTCTCACTTATTTCAGACGCAAATATCTGTAA